A stretch of Henckelia pumila isolate YLH828 chromosome 4, ASM3356847v2, whole genome shotgun sequence DNA encodes these proteins:
- the LOC140861179 gene encoding uncharacterized protein, with product MASDSFVQPAVPHFDGHYDHWNMLMENFLRSKEYWQVVSTGILEPATSVTLTETQRAELEGLKLKDLKAKNYLFQAIDRSILEAILCKETSKDIWDSMKKKYQGSSRTKRVQLQALRRSFETLQMKDDELVTSYCARTMAIASKMRFHGEKMEDVAIVEMILRSLAPKYNYVACSIEESKDIDNLSLDEIQREGVEVEGLEAEVEVAEMEEDEEISKLIASNQSVKIQLPQNKTERTNFAESNEVETLLMAFHTQEDHGPDIWYVDTGCSNHMCANKSIFSDLNEDFHSTISFGDHSTVKVMGKGDIKIRTKNGFEEKISNVFYVPDLKCNLLSAGQLKEKGCVITIRQGA from the exons ATGGCTTCAGATAGCTTTGTCCAACCAGCAGTTCCTCATTTCGATGGTCACTACGATCATTGGAACATGCTCATGGAAAATTTCTTGCGCTCAAAAGAGTACTGGCAGGTGGTCAGTACAGGAATACTTGAACCAGCAACAAGTGTCACCTTAACTGAGACACAAAGAGCAGAGTTAGAAGGATTGAAGCTTAAGGATTTGAAGGCAAAAAACTATCTCTTCCAGGCAATCGATCGATCTATCTTGGAAGCAATTCTTTGCAAAGAAACTTCCAAGGATATTTGGGATTCTATGAAGAAGAAATATCAAGGGTCATCACGAACCAAGCGTGTACAACTTCAAGCCTTGAGGAGGAGTTTTGAAACTCTGCAGATGAAAGATGATGAGTTGGTCACTAGCTATTGTGCACGAACCATGGCAATAGCAAGCAAAATGCGTTTTCATGGTGAGAAGATGGAAGATGTTGCCATTGTTGAAATGATATTGCGCTCATTAGCTCCAAAGTACAATTATGTTGCTTGTTCAATTGAAGAATCGAAAGACATAGACAATCTTTCCCTTGATGAAATCCAAA GGGAAGGGGTCGAGGTCGAGGGATTGGAGGCAGAGGTCGAGGTAGCAGAGATGGAGGAGGACGAGGAAATTTCAAAACTGATAGCGAGCAACCAATCTGTCAAAATACAG CTGCCTCAAAACAAAACCGAAAGGACGAATTTTGCAGAAAGCAATGAAGTCGAAACTTTGTTGATGGCCTTCCATACCCAAGAAGATCATGGACCAGATATTTGGTATGTTGACACAGGCTGCAGCAACCACATGTGTGCTAATAAGTCCATTTTCTCTGATTTAAATGAAGACTTTCATTCTACTATTAGTTTTGGTGATCACTCTACTGTGAAGGTTATGGGAAAAGGAGACATAAAAATAAGAACAAAGAATGGTTTTGAAGAAAAAATTTCTAATGTCTTTTATGTTCCTGATTTGAAGTGTAATCTTTTAAGTGCTGGTCAATTGAAAGAGAAAGGTTGTGTTATAACCATTCGGCAGGGAGCTTAA